The Opitutales bacterium ASA1 genome window below encodes:
- a CDS encoding TetR/AcrR family transcriptional regulator, producing the protein MSDRRRETDRTDRSKTAIVDAARALFHERGLQGASLAAVAARANLEKGHVSYYFPSRKSLCDAVRVDWRTRWLAKLAAWDASAGDGRAALGMFFDELDAQADSVARHGCPIGTLASDLARSDDAERGSAAELFEILLEWLSRNLAASGATRDAPERAEALLALAQGGARLAHVFRDPERMRRQVALMRRDSFGEKGLP; encoded by the coding sequence ATGTCGGACAGACGACGCGAAACCGATAGAACAGACCGGTCGAAGACGGCGATCGTCGACGCGGCCCGGGCACTTTTTCACGAGCGCGGCCTGCAAGGGGCATCGCTCGCGGCGGTCGCTGCGCGGGCAAATTTGGAGAAAGGTCACGTCAGCTACTATTTCCCGTCACGAAAGTCCTTGTGCGATGCGGTCAGGGTGGACTGGCGAACCCGCTGGCTCGCGAAGCTCGCTGCGTGGGATGCGTCCGCGGGGGACGGTCGGGCGGCGCTGGGAATGTTCTTCGACGAGCTGGACGCTCAGGCGGATTCGGTGGCGAGACACGGGTGCCCAATCGGTACTCTCGCGTCCGATCTTGCGCGGTCGGACGATGCCGAGCGCGGTTCGGCGGCCGAGCTTTTCGAGATCTTGCTCGAGTGGTTGAGTCGAAATCTGGCTGCTTCGGGTGCAACTCGCGATGCGCCCGAGCGGGCCGAAGCGCTGCTCGCGCTGGCGCAGGGTGGCGCGAGGTTGGCGCACGTGTTTCGTGATCCGGAACGCATGCGGAGGCAGGTGGCGCTCATGCGGCGCGACTCGTTCGGAGAGAAGGGGCTACCTTGA
- the cpdR gene encoding cell cycle two-component system response regulator CpdR, translated as MTPDCIAPPPTTARALAARILVVEDDPIVRRLLRHRFHRAGLRVTAVACGEDAVRAASSAVDPFHVVVTDGVMPGMDGFEVARHFERTAPSVPVVMISGFLAHFTSRPDIPGNIQAFFEKPFFPSEVLAKIEELLGARV; from the coding sequence ATGACTCCCGATTGCATCGCCCCACCCCCGACCACTGCGCGTGCCCTCGCCGCTCGGATTCTCGTGGTGGAGGATGATCCGATCGTTCGACGGCTCCTTCGCCATCGATTTCATCGCGCCGGTCTGCGGGTCACAGCCGTCGCCTGTGGAGAGGATGCAGTGCGCGCTGCCTCGTCCGCAGTCGATCCGTTCCACGTCGTGGTCACCGACGGCGTCATGCCCGGCATGGACGGCTTCGAAGTCGCCCGACACTTCGAACGCACCGCCCCTTCCGTACCCGTCGTCATGATTTCGGGATTTCTCGCCCATTTCACCTCCCGTCCGGACATCCCCGGCAACATCCAAGCCTTCTTCGAAAAGCCCTTCTTCCCTTCCGAAGTCCTCGCGAAGATCGAAGAACTGCTCGGTGCGCGCGTCTGA
- a CDS encoding glycosyltransferase: MQVVLTSHGSTGDIYPMIAFGVALREAGHAVRFATSPPFRREIEAAGLEFAEVPPRWTQRELSYWMGRLQNFSIPLLQLRELYRAALPHVTDLIDAMDLVLADADVLVSSYLFPMNRAIAERHGVPFATFAFAHNTVPSRYYPPEGVPRLRWAPRRVQQTWNRCMWRLGNYAVDTVINQTIARQLRARGLPQVRDFFSKPADLVLVAVSPGLMKPNCRLNPRFRFTGYCRWQAKDDPTLEQRITAFTEGRPVPVLTFGSMVYRDPAAWMRRLADRWPRDEKLVIQRGWAEFEAPPECPHLLVLGPMSHDQLFRHASVVVHHGGAGTTASVLHAGKPHVVVPHIADQNFFAHEIRRLGCGVRIARTSWPERLSSAVGRVTADTRFAARAAAARDTLSRENGIANAVAAIEGFVTRRDRFPIGDAI, translated from the coding sequence ATGCAGGTCGTCCTCACCTCCCACGGGTCCACCGGCGACATCTATCCCATGATCGCCTTCGGCGTCGCTCTGCGCGAAGCCGGACATGCCGTGCGCTTCGCCACCAGCCCACCGTTTCGGCGCGAGATCGAGGCCGCCGGCTTGGAGTTCGCCGAAGTACCTCCGCGTTGGACGCAGCGCGAACTGAGCTACTGGATGGGCCGCCTGCAAAACTTCTCCATCCCGCTGCTGCAACTGCGCGAACTCTACCGCGCCGCACTCCCGCACGTCACCGACCTGATCGACGCGATGGATCTCGTCCTCGCCGACGCAGACGTGCTCGTCTCCAGCTACCTGTTTCCCATGAACCGCGCGATCGCCGAGCGACACGGCGTGCCGTTCGCCACGTTCGCCTTCGCCCACAACACCGTGCCGTCGCGCTACTACCCGCCCGAAGGTGTGCCACGCCTGCGCTGGGCACCGCGACGAGTCCAACAAACGTGGAATCGTTGCATGTGGCGCCTCGGCAACTACGCGGTCGATACGGTGATCAACCAGACGATCGCACGCCAACTTCGTGCTCGCGGGCTTCCCCAAGTGCGAGACTTCTTCTCCAAACCCGCCGATCTCGTGCTCGTCGCCGTCTCGCCCGGCCTGATGAAGCCCAACTGCCGGCTGAACCCGCGCTTCCGCTTCACCGGTTATTGCCGATGGCAAGCAAAGGACGACCCCACACTCGAACAACGCATCACGGCATTCACCGAAGGCCGACCGGTGCCCGTCCTCACGTTCGGAAGCATGGTTTACCGTGACCCCGCCGCGTGGATGCGCCGACTCGCCGACCGTTGGCCGCGCGACGAAAAACTCGTCATCCAGCGCGGTTGGGCCGAATTCGAAGCGCCCCCCGAATGCCCACACCTGCTCGTTCTCGGTCCCATGAGTCACGATCAGCTCTTTCGCCACGCCTCCGTCGTCGTACACCACGGAGGAGCCGGCACGACCGCATCCGTCCTCCACGCCGGCAAGCCGCACGTCGTCGTTCCGCACATCGCCGATCAAAACTTCTTCGCCCACGAAATACGTCGACTGGGCTGCGGGGTGCGCATCGCTCGCACGTCGTGGCCGGAACGCCTCTCCTCCGCCGTCGGCCGGGTCACGGCTGACACGCGTTTCGCCGCCCGTGCCGCTGCGGCACGCGATACCTTGAGCCGCGAAAACGGCATCGCCAACGCCGTCGCCGCGATCGAAGGCTTCGTGACTCGCCGCGATCGCTTCCCGATCGGAGACGCGATCTGA